Genomic DNA from Vagococcus luciliae:
ACCTTTTTTTTGATAATACAAACAGTCAATAATTATTTAATTTTAAAAATTATTGACTGTTTCAAGTTATCTCTATACCAAACATGAGTTATACCAATTATAATTGAATTTTTTTAACAGTCATATCTTTTTTCATTTTACGAGTTGATATGTTCCTAATGAGTTGTATAATATGAGCCATATCATAGCTTGTCCCTAATTCTGAAAGTAAATATACTTCAGTATTGATATGCGTCAATGGTTTGTTAGTAATAACTAAATCAAAAGATTGATTATCTTTATATTTACTACAACTAACTCCATTTAAACAATTAATTTTTTTTATTAATCGTGTAGTGGACACTTCCTGGTAAACATCCTCTAATAGTAATTTCACACCTATTTTAACATTTTTATTAATCTGACTATCGATTAAAGCTATGACATGTAAATATTGTAATTTAGAATAAGCAATCAGCTGAGCATTGTTCTCGCTTGAAAACCCAACATAGTCACCTTCAACTGAGTCGAATAAGTTCTCAACTAAAGGATAAATAACATGTCCTGACCATTCTTTCTCCGTTTCTAAAATATACTCTCTAGATAAAGATTCAATCATTCCATAAAAAAAGTATAATCTTGAATGAATACGAGATAAATAGTAATTAATTTGACTTTCTAATTGGTGAGATAATTTAAGTGGTGCATAATATAATATCAAAGATTCTAAAATATACGTATCAACTAATCCCACAGGTGTAAATTTTGATCTAATAATGGCATACTGATGGTAGTCTTGCTGAGATAGTACTTGAAAACTCATAAGAAAACTAAAATGAATCATAGCTTCTTCTTCATCTACCTCAACAGCATAATGTCCCAACAGACGTAATACAATCGATTTTAGCTCTAAAAACAAATAATCTTGTTCATAAGGAATCATTTTTTCTTTTAATTCTGTGTAAATAGGTGACATAAAACTAATTCTTTTTTTGGAGATAAGTAGCCACAAATTGATTCGTTTCATGTTTTCTTCTGAAAAAGAGACACCCAATCCCCTCTGAATTGCCTGAATTAATGATTGTTGCTTGAAGGGAATATCTTTTTGTGCGTAATTATCTAAATACCAATAAAAACAATAGTAAAAATATCGTATCTGACTTTCTTCTCCAATCAACTTTCCTTGCCAAATAGTTAATCTAAATTCTTTTAATAAGATATTTAATTCTTTTATTTTTCTAAAAAGAGTGGACTCACTAATACCAATGCGTGTTGTTAAGGCTGCTGTTGAGTAATCAAAGTGATGATATAAATAATTCATAATTTGATACTTGATTGACTGTTTATATAAGTTAAGTTCAATCATTTCTAATGAAAAACTTGGAGCTAACTCTAAAGACACCAAGTATCCATCATAAGTTAAGGTTGCTAGTCCTTTGTATTCATCATTAATCCAAACTAAATCAGCGATGTATGTTTCAAGAGATGATTTTGTAATATCAAGTTCTTTTGCTAATGTACTGATTTGTGACATGCTATCCTTTAATAGCAAATGCTTTAACAACATTAACTGCTTTGCCTCTTTTTTTTCAAGTAGATCCTCAAATTTCACTCAAGTCATCTCCTTTTCCAAACGCATCGCCGAAACTCAGAGATGTATTTGCAAAGACTGCATGATAAAAATGCGGTAGTTGATTTAATGTCCTAATATCTATTTTTTCTTTAATCATTAAGGCGAAGGTATTAATTTTATCTAGTACAGGCTCTTTCGAAATAAGTTGAACGCCTAACAAATGATACGTTAAGGCATTATATACTAGTTTCACTGTAACATCTTTTTTATAAATAGTTGATATAGGTAACGTCATCATGACACTTTTGACTCTCTCATCATATAAAAAAGCCTCTGACTCCATTAATCCTGTACTAGCTAAATAATAATCAAATAACTTTACACCAATCGTCTTCAACATTGGTCTGAGTATTTCTTTTTTTTCTATCATATTTTTAGCACAAGTTAAGCTTGTCTGAACAGCATTAACAATCAGAGGTGCGTACACATTAGTTTGAAAAATAAAGCTTGGCACTTGAATCAAGTCTCCTACAGCAAACACGTCTTTAACAGATGTTTCTAGATAATCATCTACGAAAATAGTATTATCGCTATTAGATTTTAATTGATTATCAAAAATAGATAACTCTGGTCTCACACTGTTAGCGCTTAACACTAGTTTCTCTTTAATGTCTATAGCATTTCCACTAGAAAAAAGAAGTATTGAGTCGTCAATTTGCTTGACAGTTTCATTAAAGTAAAACGTCAAGCCTTCAATTTTTCCTGTTGTAGTATAAAACGATTCCAAAAAATCTTTATCAAAATATTTATACAAAGGATAATCCATCGTTTCAATCACATGAACCGTTTTTCCATGATGAATTAATCCGCTTGCTAATTCCATACCAGCCTGTCCAGCCCCTATGACAACAACTTCTTGTACTTCAGTAAGAGATTTTAAAGTGATTTCCGCTGATTCTCTATCTTTATATGTTTTGATATCACTAAATTCATCAAACATCTTCGATGATTTTTGTGAAGAACCAGTTGCCAATACCAATTTATCAAATAGTTTAATGCCATTAGAAGTTTGAATCATTTTATTCGATAAATCATATGATGTCACTTCTGTAGAAGTTAACACTATGATACCACTTTTTTCAAGTTCCTCTTTTGTCATGAAATAGGCTTCATCTAAAGTATCAATTTCACCGTTTAATAACATAGATAAACCACTTGGGATGTATCCTATCTTTTCCTTTTTTTCAATTAGTAATACATCAAATGAAGGATATAATTCTTTCACTTTTATGGCACAATAAACGCCAGCAAAAGACCCTCCAACTATTGTCACATTCATTTAAACACCCCCTATTCCCGTAAAAAATCGATTGATTGACATCATCAATCGATTTTAGCAAATTTTTATCTCAATTAACAATCTTTTATTTTATGATGTCATAACTAATTCATAGGCTAATCGTTCTCTATCTATAGTTGAATCAACAAGTACTAGCCCTCTATACGCAAAATTAAATTTTTCCAATAAATTTTGCATCGTTTTGTTCATTCGATGTGTATCAATTCTAACAGATTGGTACCCTTGACTTAGTGCAATACTAATACTATTGGAAAAGAAATAAGAGGCTAGTCCTTTTCCTTGATAGTTTGAAGAAATGGCTACCCGATGTATCACAACATAATCATTAGTTTGTATCCAGTTATCTAATATGCTATAGTCTTTATCTTCTTGATTAATCATCGCCAAGTATCCTACAACATCGTTATTATAAACTAACACATAACCATAATTTTCTTCTATGTCTGAATAAATTAATGACTCATCAGGCTTACCTTCTTGCCATTGAGGACTTCCTGTTTTCCTCAATACCTCTTTTGCCTCTTCAATAATTGTCATAATTTGTGGAACATCTTCTCTTTTGGCTAATCGTGTATAAATCACTTCTTTTTCCTCCACATTCAGTTTTAAAAATTATACCATATAAACAAAAAAAGTATCCTCTCAGATACTTTTTTCGTTTATATTAATGACATAATAATTGGTAATGTTACCATACTTGTGACAGTTGTCAATGCAATATATTGTGATACTTTTGTTCCTTCACCAGCGTATTCTTCTGCCAAAATAGCATCCAGTGAACCCACTGGCATTGAAGCAAGAAGCACTAAAACACCTAAAATAATTGGATCTACGATAAAGAATTTCAATACTGGAATAAAAATAATTGGTATAATAATTGCTCGAACAAATAAAAATAACAAATTATCTTTATCTAAAAACAATTCTTTTAGTTTAACTTGAGAAAATAAACTACCATTGATAATCATTGATAAAGAAGCTGTCATAATAGACAAATCAACATTAAACGTATGAATTGGCTTTGGTAACTTAATACCTATCATAAACAATAAAAAACCAACTACAGCTGCTAAAATTGCCGGAGTTGTTAGGATACTTCTAATTCGAATTTCTCGGCTATTTGATAAAAACATAATTCCTACAGTGAATAAAAACAGACTTGTTACAGTATTGCAAACAACTAATACAATCAATCCAACTTCTCCATAAAGTTTCCCAACAATAGGAATACCAATAAATAAGATATTAGAGAAAGTTAAACTTACTACCCACAAACTTCGTAACATCTCTTTTTTCTTAAATAAAGTTGCAATTAAATACGTAATAAGTAATGTTGCCACAATCATAATAAATGTATAAATAGCCGTTTGTTTCATCATAATTAATAACTTATCACTTTTATCCACTTGAAAACTATTAATAATGGCTGCAGGTAAAGCAACTGTTGTCAGTAAATAACCAATATAAATATTGGCTCCTGGTGAATATTTCCCCCGTTTATTTAACCAGACACCGACAAACATAAAAAAAATCAATACGATTGTTTCATTGAACACAGTCATTCCCAACTTATTTTCCCCCAATTCTTGACGTTACACCCTTACTTACTAAACGTCTGAACTTATTTTATAGCTCACTTAAAACACTGTCAATGTGGACTTTATAAAGAATAGGCTTACATTCAATTATTTTTTTATTTGTGGGTTAATAAGATAGATAGAAACAAAAAGAAAAAGTTGATAAATCTAATAATGTTGTACCAACATACTATCTTTATACCTTATAACATCTCTAAATAATAATAAAAAAGACCTAGATAATTACCTAGATCTTTGTTCATATCAATGACTTATTAAGTTTTAGACTCACATAATTTAGCATAAGTGTCCTTTTAAAACTATTCTATAAATAAATCAAAACCAACTTTTTATTTTCGTTATAATTCTTTCAAATAGACTGTCTTTTTTTAATTCCTTATCAATTTTTGAAACAGTACTATCCACTTCACCATCGACTGATTTTTTAAAATTTTTGTCTTGTGTAACATCAGGTTTATTTTTTCCTTCTTCAGCCAAAACAACTTCTTTTAAATCATTATTTCCGATAACGATATTAGTCGAATTAGAGTAAGCAAATGTACCTTCTGGTGACCATTGATTAATAACGGAAATATTCTGATTTTTCATTTGATTATCCCAAATATTGACACTATCACTATAACCAACTAATATTCCAGCATAAGGATTCGAATTAGCTTTAAATTGAGCATTTGTATTATCCATACTACCTAATGGCTTTGGATTGGTTAATTTATTATTATGAACATCAACATTAGAAGCACCTACAATCATTATTTGACCATTATATGCCCCTACCCAAGCGCCATCTTGGACATTTTGGTGATTAGTATTGTTTCCATCAAAGTCATTTTCTGAAATTAAAATATTATCAATTTGAGCTTTTTGTTGGTTACCATCGTCATCTTTATCATAAAACACCTTTTCTCCCATACCATAAAGAAGTACACCAGCATCATCATTGTTCAAAAATTTATTTTTTCTTATAATGACGTCTTTCACAGCTCTAAGCGAATGATTTTTAAAATCTGCTGGTTCTATATTAATCCCTGCGGAAGGATCTGTTCCTTTTGTTTTTTCAATGACATTATTTTCAATTAATAAATTCTCAGCATTTTCAATTGATATACCTTGTCGTCTGTTATTCGAAATATGAGAATTTTTAATTTTTATATTACTATTTGATGTCTTTGATTCTTTATCTGCAAATAAATCAATTCCATCTCCCCACATATCAGAGATAGTAACATTATCTATTATAATATTGCTAGAGGATACCATTAAAATCCCCCAACCAGTTTCACCGTTATATTCAGGATTTCCACGTCTAAGTTTAGCATATTTATATATATGATCTTCTCTGTCACCTAGTATCTGCCCACCATAAATGGATACATTACTAGACTCTTTAAGATTTAGCACAGTATAACTATAAAATTCATTTGGAATAGCTTTTAAAATAGCATCATCATCCATAAGAATCGTTGTATTAGATTTAACCTTTAATCCGACTGATGTGTTAACAAAACGTTGGACATTCTCCT
This window encodes:
- a CDS encoding helix-turn-helix domain-containing protein encodes the protein MKFEDLLEKKEAKQLMLLKHLLLKDSMSQISTLAKELDITKSSLETYIADLVWINDEYKGLATLTYDGYLVSLELAPSFSLEMIELNLYKQSIKYQIMNYLYHHFDYSTAALTTRIGISESTLFRKIKELNILLKEFRLTIWQGKLIGEESQIRYFYYCFYWYLDNYAQKDIPFKQQSLIQAIQRGLGVSFSEENMKRINLWLLISKKRISFMSPIYTELKEKMIPYEQDYLFLELKSIVLRLLGHYAVEVDEEEAMIHFSFLMSFQVLSQQDYHQYAIIRSKFTPVGLVDTYILESLILYYAPLKLSHQLESQINYYLSRIHSRLYFFYGMIESLSREYILETEKEWSGHVIYPLVENLFDSVEGDYVGFSSENNAQLIAYSKLQYLHVIALIDSQINKNVKIGVKLLLEDVYQEVSTTRLIKKINCLNGVSCSKYKDNQSFDLVITNKPLTHINTEVYLLSELGTSYDMAHIIQLIRNISTRKMKKDMTVKKIQL
- a CDS encoding FAD-dependent oxidoreductase, with protein sequence MNVTIVGGSFAGVYCAIKVKELYPSFDVLLIEKKEKIGYIPSGLSMLLNGEIDTLDEAYFMTKEELEKSGIIVLTSTEVTSYDLSNKMIQTSNGIKLFDKLVLATGSSQKSSKMFDEFSDIKTYKDRESAEITLKSLTEVQEVVVIGAGQAGMELASGLIHHGKTVHVIETMDYPLYKYFDKDFLESFYTTTGKIEGLTFYFNETVKQIDDSILLFSSGNAIDIKEKLVLSANSVRPELSIFDNQLKSNSDNTIFVDDYLETSVKDVFAVGDLIQVPSFIFQTNVYAPLIVNAVQTSLTCAKNMIEKKEILRPMLKTIGVKLFDYYLASTGLMESEAFLYDERVKSVMMTLPISTIYKKDVTVKLVYNALTYHLLGVQLISKEPVLDKINTFALMIKEKIDIRTLNQLPHFYHAVFANTSLSFGDAFGKGDDLSEI
- a CDS encoding GNAT family N-acetyltransferase: MIYTRLAKREDVPQIMTIIEEAKEVLRKTGSPQWQEGKPDESLIYSDIEENYGYVLVYNNDVVGYLAMINQEDKDYSILDNWIQTNDYVVIHRVAISSNYQGKGLASYFFSNSISIALSQGYQSVRIDTHRMNKTMQNLLEKFNFAYRGLVLVDSTIDRERLAYELVMTS
- a CDS encoding AEC family transporter, which encodes MTVFNETIVLIFFMFVGVWLNKRGKYSPGANIYIGYLLTTVALPAAIINSFQVDKSDKLLIMMKQTAIYTFIMIVATLLITYLIATLFKKKEMLRSLWVVSLTFSNILFIGIPIVGKLYGEVGLIVLVVCNTVTSLFLFTVGIMFLSNSREIRIRSILTTPAILAAVVGFLLFMIGIKLPKPIHTFNVDLSIMTASLSMIINGSLFSQVKLKELFLDKDNLLFLFVRAIIIPIIFIPVLKFFIVDPIILGVLVLLASMPVGSLDAILAEEYAGEGTKVSQYIALTTVTSMVTLPIIMSLI
- a CDS encoding right-handed parallel beta-helix repeat-containing protein; translated protein: MKYTKYFVLLGMIATFFFMSIKVEAVSSKDLMKKYNIEVEEKNVIDVSDFGAVGNGKDDDTKNIQKALDEVGGSKEKVVYFPKGTYMINTNDSESTKENVQRFVNTSVGLKVKSNTTILMDDDAILKAIPNEFYSYTVLNLKESSNVSIYGGQILGDREDHIYKYAKLRRGNPEYNGETGWGILMVSSSNIIIDNVTISDMWGDGIDLFADKESKTSNSNIKIKNSHISNNRRQGISIENAENLLIENNVIEKTKGTDPSAGINIEPADFKNHSLRAVKDVIIRKNKFLNNDDAGVLLYGMGEKVFYDKDDDGNQQKAQIDNILISENDFDGNNTNHQNVQDGAWVGAYNGQIMIVGASNVDVHNNKLTNPKPLGSMDNTNAQFKANSNPYAGILVGYSDSVNIWDNQMKNQNISVINQWSPEGTFAYSNSTNIVIGNNDLKEVVLAEEGKNKPDVTQDKNFKKSVDGEVDSTVSKIDKELKKDSLFERIITKIKSWF